The following coding sequences are from one Novosphingobium sp. KACC 22771 window:
- a CDS encoding ABC-F family ATP-binding cassette domain-containing protein, producing MLNISDVTVRLGGRTIIDRASAALPTGARVGLVGRNGAGKSTLVKAIIGELEPDDGSIDMPRRSRLGYIAQEAPTGTATPFETVLAADTERAALLEEAETSTDPNRLGDVHDRLIAIDAYTGPARAARILLGLGFTEEMQAQPLDSYSGGWKMRVALASLLFSQPDVLLLDEPSNHLDLEATLWLENFLRAYPGTLLIISHERDLLNNVVDTILHLQGGKLTLYAGGYDSFERQRAERAAQAAAAKAAQDAQRAKLEDYVRRNSARASTAKQAQSRAKMLAKMQPVLGMIEDPSLSFNFPDPAELRPPLITLDRAAVGYGDTPILRRLNLRIDPDDRIALLGRNGNGKTTLARLLAGQLPAMEGEMVTAGKLNIGYFTQYQVEELAGGDTPLVHMARAMQGKPESAVRAQLGRFGFSGPKATTSVSQLSGGERARLALALVTRDAPHLLILDEPTNHLDVDAREALVQALNDYQGAVILISHDRHMVEMTADRLVLVDGGAAEPYDGSIEDYIDFILGRNQPKAATAEGNAKPAPSAAVKANNLAWAEVKELQKKVAKAEKDMAKLQAKIAEVDVALSDPAKAAPALKGMNIGKLGQMREALEAETAAAEAHWMTLVEKLEG from the coding sequence ATGCTGAACATTTCCGATGTCACCGTGCGCCTTGGTGGCCGCACCATTATTGACCGCGCCAGCGCCGCCCTGCCCACGGGCGCGCGGGTGGGCCTTGTCGGGCGCAATGGCGCGGGCAAATCGACGCTGGTCAAGGCCATCATCGGCGAGCTGGAACCCGACGACGGCAGCATCGACATGCCCCGCCGCTCGCGTCTGGGCTATATCGCGCAGGAAGCCCCCACCGGCACGGCCACCCCGTTTGAAACCGTGCTGGCCGCCGACACCGAACGCGCCGCGCTGCTGGAGGAGGCCGAGACATCGACCGATCCCAACCGGCTTGGCGATGTCCATGACCGGCTGATCGCGATTGACGCCTATACCGGCCCTGCGCGCGCGGCGCGCATCCTGCTGGGTCTGGGCTTTACCGAGGAAATGCAGGCGCAGCCCCTCGATTCCTATTCGGGCGGGTGGAAGATGCGCGTGGCGCTGGCCTCGCTGCTGTTTTCCCAGCCCGACGTACTGCTGCTTGACGAACCCTCGAACCACCTTGATCTCGAAGCGACGCTGTGGCTGGAAAATTTCCTGCGCGCCTATCCCGGCACGCTGCTGATCATCAGCCATGAACGCGATCTGCTCAACAATGTGGTCGATACGATCCTGCATCTTCAGGGCGGCAAGCTGACGCTTTACGCGGGCGGATATGATTCGTTCGAACGCCAGCGCGCCGAACGCGCCGCCCAAGCCGCCGCCGCCAAGGCCGCGCAGGACGCCCAGCGCGCCAAGCTGGAAGATTACGTCCGCCGCAATTCGGCCCGCGCCAGCACCGCCAAACAAGCACAGTCGCGCGCCAAGATGCTGGCCAAGATGCAGCCGGTTCTGGGGATGATCGAGGATCCCTCGCTCTCGTTCAACTTCCCCGATCCGGCCGAATTGCGTCCGCCGCTGATCACGCTGGACCGCGCGGCGGTGGGCTATGGCGACACGCCGATCCTGCGGCGGTTGAACCTGCGCATCGACCCGGATGACCGCATCGCCCTGCTGGGCCGCAACGGCAACGGCAAGACCACGCTGGCGCGCCTCCTGGCCGGGCAATTGCCCGCGATGGAGGGCGAGATGGTCACGGCGGGCAAGCTCAACATCGGCTATTTCACCCAGTATCAGGTGGAAGAACTGGCAGGCGGCGACACGCCGCTGGTGCACATGGCCCGCGCGATGCAGGGCAAGCCCGAAAGCGCGGTGCGCGCCCAGCTTGGCCGCTTCGGCTTTTCCGGCCCCAAGGCGACCACCTCCGTCAGCCAGCTTTCGGGCGGCGAGCGCGCGCGTCTGGCCCTCGCGCTGGTGACGCGCGATGCGCCGCATCTGCTGATCCTCGACGAACCGACCAACCACCTTGATGTCGATGCGCGCGAGGCCCTGGTGCAGGCTTTGAACGATTACCAAGGCGCGGTGATCCTGATCAGCCACGACCGCCACATGGTCGAAATGACCGCCGACCGCCTCGTGCTGGTCGATGGCGGGGCGGCCGAGCCCTATGACGGCAGCATCGAGGATTACATCGACTTCATCCTTGGCCGCAACCAGCCCAAGGCGGCAACCGCCGAGGGCAACGCAAAGCCTGCGCCCTCCGCCGCCGTCAAGGCCAACAACCTGGCCTGGGCCGAGGTGAAGGAATTGCAGAAAAAGGTCGCCAAGGCCGAAAAGGACATGGCCAAATTGCAGGCCAAAATCGCCGAGGTCGATGTCGCCCTGTCCGACCCCGCCAAGGCGGCGCCTGCGCTCAAGGGCATGAACATCGGCAAGCTGGGCCAAATGCGGGAGGCGCTGGAGGCCGAAACGGCGGCGGCCGAGGCGCATTGGATGACGTTGGTGGAAAAGCTGGAGGGATAA
- the trhO gene encoding oxygen-dependent tRNA uridine(34) hydroxylase TrhO, which yields MTTPMNTPMITVAALYHFTPFADPAALREPLLALCAEQGIKGTLLLAGEGINGTIAGSAQGIAAVVDHIRALPGCAGLEVKYSHAAAMPFGRMKVRMKREIVTMGVPGVDPLAIVGTYVEPQDWNALIADPDTIVIDTRNHYEVVAGTFHRAIDPNTRSFREFPDWFRSQREALLGAKGSTRGKQPKVAMFCTGGIRCEKSTAFLKSEGVEEVYHLKGGILNYLEKVPAEQSLWEGECFVFDERVTLGHGLALGHHVSCAACGAPVGEEEQASPLYVAGESCPACA from the coding sequence ATGACCACTCCCATGAATACGCCCATGATCACCGTTGCCGCGCTTTACCACTTCACGCCCTTTGCCGATCCTGCGGCCCTGCGCGAGCCCTTGCTGGCGCTGTGCGCAGAGCAGGGGATCAAGGGCACGCTCCTGCTGGCGGGCGAGGGGATCAACGGGACCATCGCGGGCAGCGCGCAGGGAATCGCCGCCGTGGTCGATCACATCCGCGCGCTGCCGGGCTGCGCCGGGCTGGAGGTCAAATATTCCCACGCCGCCGCCATGCCCTTTGGCCGGATGAAGGTGCGCATGAAGCGCGAGATCGTCACCATGGGCGTGCCCGGCGTCGATCCGCTCGCGATTGTCGGCACCTATGTCGAGCCGCAGGACTGGAACGCGCTGATTGCCGACCCGGACACTATCGTGATCGACACGCGCAACCATTACGAGGTGGTTGCCGGAACCTTTCATCGCGCCATCGATCCCAACACGCGCTCTTTCCGCGAATTTCCCGATTGGTTCCGCAGCCAGCGCGAGGCTTTGCTGGGCGCCAAAGGTTCTACCAGGGGCAAGCAGCCCAAGGTCGCGATGTTCTGCACCGGCGGCATACGCTGCGAAAAATCCACCGCTTTCCTGAAAAGCGAAGGGGTGGAGGAGGTTTATCACCTGAAAGGCGGCATCCTCAATTACCTCGAAAAAGTGCCTGCGGAACAAAGTCTTTGGGAAGGCGAATGTTTCGTGTTCGATGAACGCGTGACGCTGGGCCATGGGCTTGCGCTGGGCCATCATGTGTCCTGCGCGGCGTGCGGCGCGCCGGTGGGCGAGGAGGAGCAGGCATCGCCGCTCTATGTCGCGGGCGAGAGTTGCCCGGCCTGCGCATAA
- a CDS encoding LLM class flavin-dependent oxidoreductase, whose translation MSQSIPLSVLDLVPVLEGGTLTQAYAHAAALAAHAEAEGFARYWVAEHHGMPGIGGAATSVVLAHVGGHTSRIRLGSGGIMLPNHAPLQIAEQFGTLDALYPGRIDLALGRAPGSDGRVAMALRHGDPDAFPQQVMELQAYFAGDDRLGFPAVPGLGARPEMWVLGSSTYGAQLAAAFGLPYGFASHFAPAMLDEAIDVYRRLFRPSAVLDRPHVMVACNVFAADTMDEARFLATTMQQGFVALRTGQSRGGVKPPVENYYENLPPPHRAMLDQVMSCTAIGTQGEIEAMLRRLIARTGADEIIVAGQMFDQEARRRSFSIAAAAMRAL comes from the coding sequence ATGAGCCAATCCATCCCCCTGTCCGTCCTCGATCTTGTGCCCGTCCTCGAAGGCGGCACGCTGACGCAAGCCTATGCCCATGCCGCCGCCCTTGCCGCCCATGCCGAGGCCGAGGGTTTCGCGCGTTACTGGGTGGCCGAACATCACGGCATGCCCGGCATTGGCGGGGCGGCCACTTCGGTCGTGCTGGCGCATGTGGGTGGGCATACTTCGCGTATCCGGCTGGGCTCGGGCGGGATCATGCTGCCCAACCATGCCCCTTTGCAGATTGCCGAGCAATTCGGCACGCTCGATGCGCTCTATCCGGGGCGGATCGATCTGGCGCTGGGCCGCGCGCCGGGGTCGGACGGACGCGTGGCGATGGCGCTGCGCCATGGCGATCCCGATGCCTTTCCGCAACAGGTGATGGAATTGCAGGCCTATTTTGCGGGCGATGACCGGCTGGGCTTTCCCGCCGTGCCGGGCCTGGGGGCGCGGCCGGAGATGTGGGTCTTGGGATCGAGCACCTATGGCGCGCAATTGGCCGCCGCCTTTGGCCTGCCCTACGGCTTTGCCTCGCATTTTGCGCCCGCCATGCTGGACGAGGCGATTGATGTCTATCGCCGCCTGTTCCGCCCCTCGGCGGTGCTGGACCGGCCGCATGTGATGGTGGCCTGTAATGTATTTGCCGCCGATACGATGGACGAGGCGCGTTTCCTCGCCACCACGATGCAGCAGGGCTTTGTCGCGCTGCGCACCGGGCAGAGCCGGGGCGGGGTCAAGCCGCCGGTCGAGAATTATTACGAGAATCTGCCCCCGCCCCATCGCGCCATGCTGGATCAGGTGATGTCCTGCACCGCGATCGGCACGCAGGGCGAGATTGAGGCGATGCTGCGCCGCCTGATCGCGCGGACCGGGGCCGATGAAATCATCGTTGCGGGCCAGATGTTCGATCAGGAAGCGCGGCGACGCAGCTTTTCTATTGCGGCGGCGGCGATGCGGGCGCTGTAA
- a CDS encoding DUF2478 domain-containing protein, with protein sequence MSAAPPLLGAIMAEGSARAQALLADVVARWGGSLRIMGLIEEPPASGEECTPGTLVSIQDGARFPLGQDLGCEAQGCTLDTGALVNAGAWVEARLNDACDLLILSKFGKMEADAGGGLLPCLLAALDAGVPVLLTISPRFSAAWGEFAGPYANALPPELAAVERWLEQITAPASPPPQ encoded by the coding sequence TTGAGCGCCGCGCCGCCGCTGCTTGGCGCGATCATGGCCGAAGGCTCGGCCCGCGCGCAGGCGCTTTTGGCCGATGTCGTCGCGCGTTGGGGCGGGTCGCTGCGCATCATGGGCCTGATCGAGGAGCCACCGGCAAGCGGCGAGGAATGCACCCCCGGCACATTGGTCAGCATCCAGGATGGCGCGCGCTTCCCGCTGGGCCAGGATCTGGGCTGTGAGGCGCAGGGCTGCACGCTGGATACGGGCGCGCTGGTCAACGCGGGCGCATGGGTCGAGGCGCGCCTCAACGATGCATGCGACCTCCTCATCCTGAGCAAATTCGGCAAGATGGAGGCCGATGCGGGCGGCGGCCTGCTGCCCTGCCTGCTGGCCGCGCTTGATGCGGGCGTGCCGGTGCTGCTCACGATCTCGCCCCGCTTTTCGGCCGCATGGGGCGAATTTGCCGGGCCCTATGCCAACGCTCTCCCGCCCGAACTTGCGGCGGTCGAGCGCTGGCTGGAACAGATTACAGCGCCCGCATCGCCGCCGCCGCAATAG
- a CDS encoding cystatin domain-containing protein, producing the protein MRAGLAALLAGLLIAPPAVAQPVAGGWSAGQSDNPEVREAAQFAARQLGHHARLAHIDAVRQQVVAGMNYRLTLRLTNRQRWDVTVWRRLDGTMELSRKQRL; encoded by the coding sequence ATGAGGGCTGGATTGGCGGCGCTGTTGGCCGGATTGCTGATCGCCCCGCCTGCCGTCGCGCAACCTGTGGCGGGCGGATGGAGCGCGGGTCAGAGCGACAATCCCGAGGTGCGCGAGGCTGCGCAATTTGCGGCGCGCCAATTGGGCCATCACGCCCGCCTCGCCCATATTGATGCCGTCCGCCAGCAGGTGGTGGCGGGAATGAATTACCGGCTGACGCTGCGCCTGACCAATCGCCAGCGGTGGGATGTGACGGTGTGGCGGCGGTTGGACGGCACGATGGAGTTGAGCCGAAAGCAGCGTCTTTGA
- a CDS encoding LacI family DNA-binding transcriptional regulator codes for MTTIKDVAERAGVSIKTVSRVLNNEPHVRAQVKERVHAAARDLDYKPNRAASRLAGGRSFLIAHLYDNPNPSYIAALHDGAARRCRELGYHLVVEPVNSQDKDLVALVERLFATIAPDGILLSPPLSENTEFVAAVRKLGGRLALISAAQGEELAHISTDERGASRAIMAHLLGLGHRRIGFVRGHPQHLGATLRYEGYCQALAEAGLALDPALVAQGFFDLQSGLEATRTLLALPRRPTAIFASNDEMAVGALMAAREAGLKVPDDLSVIGFDDTPMSRLISPALTTVRQPLEAMGAAGVECIVAPDKAPRGLLDFEIILRDSCAPPRG; via the coding sequence GTGACCACCATCAAGGATGTGGCCGAGCGCGCGGGCGTTTCGATCAAGACCGTTTCGCGCGTTTTGAACAACGAACCGCATGTGCGGGCGCAGGTCAAGGAACGCGTCCATGCTGCCGCCCGCGACCTGGATTACAAGCCCAATCGCGCCGCCAGCCGCCTTGCGGGCGGGCGCTCCTTCCTGATCGCCCATCTCTACGACAATCCCAACCCCAGCTATATTGCCGCGCTGCATGATGGCGCGGCGCGGCGATGCCGGGAATTGGGCTATCATCTGGTGGTCGAACCGGTGAACAGTCAGGACAAGGATCTGGTCGCTCTGGTCGAGCGGCTGTTTGCCACGATTGCTCCCGATGGCATTTTGCTCAGCCCGCCGCTGTCCGAAAACACCGAATTTGTGGCCGCTGTGCGCAAACTGGGCGGGCGCCTCGCGCTGATCTCGGCGGCGCAGGGCGAGGAATTGGCCCATATTTCGACCGACGAACGCGGGGCCAGCAGGGCGATCATGGCGCATCTGCTGGGCCTGGGCCATCGCCGCATCGGCTTTGTGCGCGGCCACCCGCAACATCTGGGCGCGACTCTGCGCTATGAAGGCTATTGTCAGGCGCTGGCCGAAGCCGGGCTGGCGCTGGACCCGGCGCTGGTTGCTCAGGGCTTTTTCGACCTGCAATCGGGGCTGGAGGCCACCCGCACCCTGCTCGCCCTGCCCCGGCGACCCACGGCAATCTTTGCCTCCAATGACGAAATGGCGGTGGGCGCGCTGATGGCCGCGCGCGAGGCGGGGCTGAAGGTGCCGGACGATCTTTCGGTCATCGGCTTTGACGATACGCCGATGAGCCGCCTGATTTCGCCCGCGCTGACCACGGTGCGCCAGCCGCTGGAGGCGATGGGCGCGGCGGGGGTGGAATGCATCGTTGCGCCCGACAAGGCGCCGCGCGGATTGCTGGATTTCGAGATCATTCTGCGCGACTCCTGCGCGCCGCCAAGGGGGTAG
- a CDS encoding anti-sigma factor, with the protein MSISREEIMAYVDGELDEAARAKVTLAALSDLDLAEAIERERALRERLQGHFAAVTQEPLPPAWEAMIREAAAPVSAPAPVIDLAQVRRKKAEEARAAQPRVPLSQRKWFGGAIAAALVMGLFLGGQMMRSEGPITAKGGALLASGDLAHALDRELAANDGPTRMIATFRRGDGAVCRAFSGAAASGVACHGKDGWRLEHVMPGSAAQDAPYRQAGSADGAVMAIAQDMAVGEPMDAAQEKAARDKGWR; encoded by the coding sequence ATGAGCATCAGCCGCGAAGAGATCATGGCCTATGTCGATGGCGAGTTGGACGAGGCGGCCCGCGCCAAGGTGACGCTGGCGGCGCTGAGCGATCTTGATCTGGCCGAGGCGATCGAGCGGGAACGGGCGCTGCGCGAGCGGTTGCAGGGCCATTTTGCCGCCGTGACGCAGGAGCCGTTGCCGCCCGCGTGGGAGGCGATGATCCGCGAGGCCGCCGCCCCGGTTTCCGCACCCGCCCCCGTCATCGACCTTGCGCAGGTGCGCCGCAAAAAGGCCGAGGAAGCCAGGGCCGCCCAGCCCCGCGTGCCGCTTTCACAGCGCAAATGGTTTGGCGGGGCGATTGCCGCCGCGCTGGTCATGGGCCTGTTCCTTGGCGGGCAGATGATGCGCAGCGAAGGGCCGATCACGGCCAAAGGCGGCGCGCTGCTGGCCTCGGGCGATCTGGCCCATGCGCTGGACCGCGAACTGGCCGCCAATGACGGCCCCACCCGGATGATCGCCACCTTTCGCCGGGGCGACGGGGCGGTGTGCCGCGCCTTTTCCGGCGCTGCGGCCTCGGGGGTGGCCTGCCATGGCAAGGATGGCTGGCGGCTTGAACATGTGATGCCCGGATCGGCGGCACAGGACGCGCCATATCGTCAGGCCGGGTCGGCCGACGGCGCCGTCATGGCCATTGCGCAGGATATGGCCGTGGGCGAACCGATGGACGCGGCACAGGAAAAGGCCGCGCGCGACAAGGGCTGGCGCTGA
- a CDS encoding RNA polymerase sigma factor, with protein sequence MRRFARGLTRNGADGDDLCQMTIERALKSSHLWAEGTRLDSWVYRIMRNIWIDEARARNRAGQTFAPEEDGEHVGMAGDGAIEAHVELGNVERAMAQLPDEQREAVMLVLVEGFAYKEAAEIIGCPMGTLTSRLARGREALMRALGEQS encoded by the coding sequence ATGCGGCGGTTTGCCCGCGGTCTGACGCGCAATGGGGCCGATGGCGACGATCTGTGCCAGATGACCATCGAACGCGCGCTCAAGTCCTCGCATCTGTGGGCCGAGGGCACGCGGCTGGATTCATGGGTGTATCGGATCATGCGCAACATCTGGATCGACGAGGCCCGCGCCCGCAACCGCGCCGGCCAGACCTTCGCCCCCGAAGAGGACGGCGAGCATGTGGGCATGGCGGGCGATGGGGCAATCGAGGCCCATGTCGAACTGGGCAATGTGGAGCGCGCGATGGCGCAATTGCCCGATGAACAGCGCGAGGCGGTGATGCTCGTGCTGGTCGAGGGCTTTGCCTATAAGGAGGCCGCCGAGATCATCGGTTGTCCGATGGGAACGCTTACCTCGCGTCTGGCGCGGGGCCGCGAGGCGCTCATGCGCGCGTTAGGAGAACAATCATGA
- a CDS encoding S8 family serine peptidase: MRQRLISLGILAALLTGAAGPALAQLGLPSVGGAMDRLRGTLDAAGEGAAAMVARPLQDVAALADLRLQRLDDFVRRNRNTVAMDANGAPARAHELLLLDPDPAALMLAEKSGYRVMERGDLDGLGVGFARLETPAGLSLPDATRALQKLLPAKTVTADQIHFPGGQTGPTAGSSAMPSPRGGTVGLIDGGVRPDARLSAQAGFATGAPRPNQHAQSILSLLGGAGVAHVFAADVYGADPAGGNALAIAKALGWMAAQRVPVVSISLVGPANPLLERAVAAAQARGMFVVAAVGNDGAASPLSYPASYRGVVAVTGVDGKGRVLFEAGRASHLDYAAPGADMTAVGLSGRVALRGTSFAAPLVAARLAAYPAAALAALDREAVGAGARTGRGIVCNACRKGI; this comes from the coding sequence GTGCGACAGCGGCTTATCAGTCTGGGGATCCTTGCCGCGCTGCTGACGGGGGCGGCGGGACCTGCGCTGGCCCAGCTTGGACTGCCCTCGGTCGGCGGGGCGATGGACCGGCTGCGCGGCACGCTGGATGCGGCGGGGGAAGGGGCCGCCGCAATGGTGGCGCGCCCGCTTCAGGATGTCGCCGCGCTGGCCGATCTGCGGTTGCAGCGGCTCGATGATTTCGTGCGCCGCAATCGCAATACGGTGGCGATGGACGCCAATGGGGCGCCCGCCCGTGCGCATGAGCTGCTGCTGCTCGATCCCGATCCGGCCGCGCTTATGCTGGCGGAAAAATCGGGCTATCGCGTGATGGAGCGGGGTGATCTCGACGGGCTGGGCGTGGGCTTTGCCCGGCTGGAAACGCCCGCTGGTCTGTCCTTGCCCGATGCCACGCGCGCCTTGCAAAAGCTGCTGCCCGCCAAGACGGTGACGGCCGATCAGATCCATTTCCCCGGCGGCCAGACGGGGCCTACGGCTGGCTCCTCCGCCATGCCCTCGCCGCGCGGCGGCACGGTTGGCCTCATCGACGGGGGCGTGCGGCCCGATGCCCGCCTGTCGGCGCAGGCCGGTTTCGCCACCGGCGCCCCGCGCCCCAATCAGCATGCCCAGTCCATCCTCTCGCTGCTGGGCGGGGCGGGGGTGGCGCATGTGTTTGCCGCCGATGTTTACGGCGCAGACCCGGCGGGCGGCAATGCGCTGGCCATCGCCAAGGCGCTGGGCTGGATGGCGGCCCAGCGCGTGCCGGTCGTCTCGATCAGCCTGGTCGGCCCGGCCAACCCCTTGCTGGAGCGCGCCGTGGCCGCGGCGCAGGCGCGGGGCATGTTCGTGGTGGCCGCCGTTGGCAATGACGGGGCGGCCTCGCCTCTGTCCTATCCGGCCTCTTATCGCGGCGTGGTGGCCGTGACCGGGGTGGATGGCAAGGGGCGCGTCCTGTTCGAGGCGGGGCGGGCCAGCCATCTCGATTATGCCGCGCCCGGCGCCGATATGACCGCCGTGGGCCTGTCCGGGCGGGTGGCCTTGCGGGGCACCTCGTTTGCCGCGCCGCTGGTGGCCGCGCGTCTGGCGGCTTATCCGGCGGCCGCTCTGGCGGCGCTGGACCGCGAGGCGGTGGGCGCGGGCGCACGCACCGGGCGAGGCATTGTGTGCAACGCCTGCCGCAAGGGAATCTGA
- a CDS encoding OmpA family protein: MSKTFNIAAIATMTLALAAPVHAQLLGGALGGSLGAGGSVVQSVEAPAVRAPLPVVPVVSRVSTVVAVPAIPDVAVRRVAIVNAGIVPIPYAQAPAYIDRQYVVLQNDLRGTGVEVIKRNNQIVLEMPADVTFAFDKHDIQPRFYGVLNAVSRTLGQYPATYVDVNGHTDAIGSYAYNQRLSEQRADAVADYLAGRSVNGARMRVQGFGKTEPIASNATISGRAANRRVEIVLTPYAA, from the coding sequence ATGAGCAAGACTTTCAACATCGCCGCTATTGCCACCATGACGCTGGCTCTGGCCGCCCCGGTTCATGCCCAGTTGCTTGGCGGCGCGCTGGGCGGCTCGTTGGGGGCGGGCGGATCGGTGGTCCAAAGTGTGGAGGCCCCGGCGGTGCGCGCGCCCCTGCCTGTCGTGCCGGTGGTCAGCCGGGTCAGCACAGTGGTTGCCGTTCCGGCTATTCCCGATGTGGCGGTGCGCCGCGTGGCCATCGTCAATGCCGGTATCGTGCCCATTCCCTATGCGCAGGCGCCCGCCTATATCGACCGCCAATATGTTGTGCTGCAAAACGACCTGCGCGGCACCGGGGTCGAGGTGATCAAGCGCAACAATCAGATCGTGCTGGAAATGCCCGCCGACGTGACCTTTGCCTTTGACAAGCATGACATCCAGCCGCGCTTTTACGGTGTTCTCAATGCTGTGTCGCGCACGCTGGGCCAGTATCCGGCGACCTATGTCGATGTGAACGGCCATACCGATGCGATCGGCTCCTATGCCTATAACCAGCGCCTTTCGGAGCAGCGCGCCGATGCGGTGGCCGATTATCTGGCCGGGCGCAGCGTCAATGGCGCAAGGATGCGGGTGCAGGGCTTTGGCAAGACCGAGCCGATTGCCTCGAACGCCACCATCAGTGGGCGCGCCGCCAATCGCCGCGTCGAAATTGTCCTTACCCCCTATGCCGCCTGA
- a CDS encoding cation:proton antiporter, translating into MTPAELSPLFFLAMACILAASRVVGWAARRFLGQPQVVGEMIAGVLLGPSLLGWLAPGVEAMLFPADLKKLLYVGAQLGVGLYMFLIGLTFSREEFRHNAGRAAAVSIAGMAAPFLAGAAMIPWLMRQPGLFMPQVGPAQASLFLGAAIAITAFPMLARIIHEQGLAGTRMGTLSLSAGAIGDAGAWIVVALVLASLGAGSTVAIKAAGGGLTFALVMVLIAPRVLAPLGRRADIHGVGEGLLALVLGLFLLCAWAMDACGMHAVFGGFLLGTAMPRGNLVEGLRTRLEPFATTFLLPMFFTYSGLNTRMQVLGNLDLVLVTVAILAAAVLAKGGACYLAARLSGEDNRSALGIGALMNARGLMELIIINIGLQAGIIGPGLFAILVLMAIVTTLMASPLLALSRRFG; encoded by the coding sequence ATGACCCCCGCTGAGCTTTCCCCGCTGTTCTTTCTGGCCATGGCCTGCATTCTGGCTGCCTCACGCGTGGTGGGCTGGGCGGCCCGGCGCTTTCTGGGCCAGCCCCAGGTGGTTGGCGAAATGATCGCGGGCGTGCTGCTGGGGCCTTCGCTGCTGGGCTGGCTGGCGCCGGGGGTGGAGGCGATGCTGTTTCCCGCCGACCTCAAAAAACTGCTCTATGTCGGCGCGCAGCTTGGCGTGGGCCTCTACATGTTCCTGATCGGCCTGACCTTCAGCCGCGAGGAATTTCGCCATAATGCCGGACGGGCGGCGGCGGTCTCCATCGCCGGCATGGCGGCGCCCTTTCTGGCGGGGGCGGCAATGATCCCCTGGCTGATGCGCCAACCGGGGCTGTTCATGCCCCAGGTCGGCCCGGCCCAGGCCAGCCTGTTTCTGGGTGCCGCAATTGCCATCACGGCCTTTCCCATGCTGGCGCGGATCATCCATGAACAGGGTCTGGCCGGTACGCGGATGGGCACGCTCAGCCTGTCGGCCGGGGCGATCGGGGATGCGGGCGCATGGATCGTGGTGGCCCTCGTGCTGGCCAGCCTTGGCGCGGGATCGACCGTGGCGATCAAGGCGGCGGGCGGCGGGCTTACCTTTGCGCTGGTCATGGTGCTGATCGCGCCGCGCGTGCTGGCGCCGCTGGGCCGCCGGGCCGATATCCATGGCGTGGGCGAAGGCCTGCTGGCGCTGGTGCTGGGGCTTTTCCTGCTTTGCGCATGGGCGATGGATGCTTGCGGGATGCATGCGGTGTTCGGCGGATTTCTGCTGGGCACGGCCATGCCGCGCGGCAATCTGGTCGAAGGACTGCGCACGCGGCTCGAACCTTTTGCCACGACCTTTCTCCTGCCGATGTTCTTCACCTATTCCGGGTTGAACACCCGCATGCAGGTGCTGGGCAATCTCGATCTGGTGCTGGTGACTGTGGCCATTCTGGCGGCGGCCGTGCTGGCCAAAGGCGGGGCTTGCTACCTTGCCGCGCGCCTTTCGGGCGAGGACAACCGCAGCGCGCTGGGCATCGGCGCGCTGATGAATGCACGCGGCTTGATGGAGCTGATCATCATCAACATCGGGCTTCAGGCCGGGATCATCGGGCCGGGCCTGTTTGCAATTCTGGTGCTGATGGCGATCGTGACCACGCTGATGGCCTCGCCGTTGCTGGCGCTTTCGCGCCGGTTTGGTTGA